TGTCTTGAAACTTCCACcaggcatcaacaacatccatgTAGCCCATCTTGTCGAGACGTTGGGCGACGCTACGACGCCAGCTTCTCTTATAATCATCCTCTCCGTGACTGAAATCCATTCCTGCCGAAAGTCGAAACTTCGTCCTCACCCATTCCATGGGTACATAGCCCGCAAGTTCCCAGTCAACAATGCCTATCGAACCTGTGGTAGGGTCGACAAGAAGATTCGTAGGGCCAAGATCACAATGATGAAAGACCAATTGAGAGACATCCATGCCCATCTCAGTACAGTTTTGCAGGAGGTTCTCCGGGGAAAGATCATCAGCGTTCCTGCCACCCCCTTTGATAAGATATCGCTCCAAAAGCTGATGTCCGTCCACACCACAAATTCTTTGGCCTTTCAATTTCGCTAGATTGTTGCAAATATCCGCCACTTTGTCGACGTAAAGTTGGCGTTTAGCCTCATCCAAGTTCTGCCATGCTTTGTCGAGGGGCTGCCCGGGAA
The genomic region above belongs to Pochonia chlamydosporia 170 chromosome 2, whole genome shotgun sequence and contains:
- a CDS encoding protein kinase-like protein (similar to Metarhizium robertsii ARSEF 23 XP_007825769.1) — translated: MSSVNPPRPHLNESIREVSGNTWLISNSFLLTRSSLPAPNNIPTEQACWSDGTGGDFVLSPAPEPLPDSRSLAENSTCISRVHAVDNLAAVWQAGEAFIKAHHMDYPNVTREHVTLQFLRDQQVQGFDFPNVHHHFEADSRYFIIVSRVPGQPLDKAWQNLDEAKRQLYVDKVADICNNLAKLKGQRICGVDGHQLLERYLIKGGGRNADDLSPENLLQNCTEMGMDVSQLVFHHCDLGPTNLLVDPTTGSIGIVDWELAGYVPMEWVRTKFRLSAGMDFSHGEDDYKRSWRRSVAQRLDKMGYMDVVDAWWKFQDSK